A section of the Novosphingobium sp. G106 genome encodes:
- a CDS encoding NAD(P)/FAD-dependent oxidoreductase, with translation MYDCVIIGGGPAGLTAATYLARFLRSTLVIDAGDGRATRIPTTHNLLGFPDGISGENLLVRMHRHAAQYGAELATGVVDRIDRVGTGFVVDTNAKTFSARTILLAQGVINHRPRMAQETHDRGVAQGLVRYCPICDGYEVRGKRVAVLGCSDHGAAEALFVRHYSDTVTLLAQDSSQLSVAETADLARGDIAVERAPVQDLSIDGEILLAHLADGQLLHFDTLYVALGTAPRSELARMVGAELSPAGCIVVDEHQQTTVGGLFAAGDMVEGLDQIAVAAGQAAKAATAIHNLLSG, from the coding sequence ATGTACGACTGCGTAATCATCGGAGGCGGCCCCGCGGGGCTGACAGCAGCCACCTATCTGGCCCGGTTTCTGCGTTCTACGCTGGTCATTGATGCTGGCGATGGCCGCGCCACCCGCATCCCGACGACACATAACCTCCTCGGTTTTCCAGACGGTATCTCTGGTGAAAATCTGCTTGTCCGTATGCATCGACATGCCGCCCAGTACGGTGCCGAATTGGCCACTGGGGTCGTCGATCGCATCGACCGGGTCGGGACAGGTTTCGTCGTCGATACGAATGCCAAGACTTTCAGCGCACGGACAATATTGCTTGCTCAAGGCGTGATAAATCATCGACCGCGAATGGCGCAGGAAACGCATGATCGAGGCGTCGCCCAAGGACTGGTACGCTATTGCCCGATCTGCGACGGCTATGAGGTCCGCGGCAAGCGAGTGGCCGTGTTGGGCTGCTCCGACCATGGTGCGGCAGAGGCTCTGTTCGTTCGCCACTATAGCGACACTGTGACATTGCTCGCGCAAGACAGTTCGCAATTGTCGGTAGCCGAGACGGCAGATCTGGCCCGAGGCGATATTGCCGTCGAACGCGCCCCGGTTCAAGATTTGTCGATCGATGGGGAAATCCTCCTCGCCCATTTGGCCGATGGCCAATTGCTCCATTTCGACACCCTTTATGTTGCCCTCGGAACCGCCCCTCGCTCGGAATTGGCGCGAATGGTTGGCGCGGAGCTGAGCCCAGCAGGTTGCATCGTCGTCGATGAGCACCAGCAAACGACGGTCGGTGGCCTGTTCGCTGCCGGCGACATGGTTGAAGGGCTGGATCAAATTGCTGTTGCGGCAGGTCAGGCGGCTAAGGCCGCGACGGCCATCCACAATCTGTTGTCCGGCTGA
- a CDS encoding flagellar biosynthetic protein FliQ, producing MSLAPQQPKVGTSGGDDTIIIIGGEMDTYTPFWFLMGQALWVIMVVAGPTLILMLVVGLITSMTQAATSSALP from the coding sequence ATGTCGCTCGCCCCGCAACAACCAAAGGTCGGAACGTCAGGGGGCGACGACACCATCATCATCATCGGGGGAGAGATGGATACCTACACCCCTTTTTGGTTTTTGATGGGCCAGGCGCTTTGGGTGATAATGGTTGTTGCGGGACCCACGCTGATACTCATGTTGGTGGTCGGGCTCATCACCTCCATGACCCAGGCCGCGACATCGAGCGCGCTTCCATGA